In Vitis riparia cultivar Riparia Gloire de Montpellier isolate 1030 chromosome 19, EGFV_Vit.rip_1.0, whole genome shotgun sequence, the following proteins share a genomic window:
- the LOC117909141 gene encoding G-type lectin S-receptor-like serine/threonine-protein kinase At4g27290 — protein MNALRAVVFVFSYVFSLIRISIAVDTITVNQHIRDGETITSAGGTFELGFFSPGNSKNRYLGIWYKKVAPRTVVWVANRESPLADSSGVLKVTQQGILVVVNDTNGILWNSNSSRSAEDPNAQLLESGNLVMRSGNDSDPENFLWQSFDYPGDTLLPGMKLGRNRVTGLDWYLSSWKSADDPSKGNFTCEIDLNGFPQLVLRNGFVVNFRAGPWNGVRYSGIPQLTNNSVYTFNFVSNEKEIYIFYNIVHRSVILRHVLNPDGSLRKLKWTDKNTGWTLYSTAQRDDCDNYAFCGAYGICKIDQSPKCECMKGFRPKFQSKWEEADWSHGCVPNTPLDCQKGDGFAKFSDVKLPDTQTSWFNVSMNLKECASLCLRKCTCTAYANSDIRGGGSGCLLWFGELIDIREFTQNGQEFYVRMATSELDVFSRKNSSSKKKKKQAIVISISITGIVLLSLVLTLYVLKRKKNRSSSWFLYIEFMHSLILHSILHFLGYIEHNSKGGETNEDWKHLELSLFDLDTLLNATNNFSSDNKLGEGGFGPVYKGKLQEGQEIAVKMMSKTSRQGLEEFKNEVESIAKLQHRNLVKLLGCCIHGRERMLIYEYLPNKSLDLFIFGQMQSIILDWPKRFLIINGIARGLLYLHQDSRLRIIHRDLKAENILLDDEMSPKISDFGMARSFGGNEIEANTTRVAGTLGYMSPEYASEGLYSTKSDVFSFGVLVLEIISGKRNRGFNHPDHELNLLGHAWTLYIEGRSSEFIDASIVNTCNLSEVLRSINLGLLCVQRFPYDRPNMHSVVLLLGSEDALYQPKEPCFFIDRNMMEANSSSGTQCTITQLEAR, from the exons ATGAATGCTCTTAGAGCTGTTGTATTTGTCTTCTCCTATGTATTCTCCCTCATAAGAATCTCTATTGCAGTAGACACCATAACTGTAAATCAACACATTAGAGACGGTGAGACCATCACTTCAGCAGGTGGGACCTTTGAATTGGGTTTCTTCAGTCCAGGTAATTCCAAGAATCGATACTTGGGGATATGGTACAAGAAAGTGGCTCCTCGGACAGTGGTATGGGTTGCCAATAGAGAAAGTCCACTAGCTGATTCATCAGGTGTTTTAAAAGTCACTCAGCAGGGAATTCTTGTTGTGGTCAACGATACTAATGGAATTCTTTGGAATTCTAATTCATCACGTTCTGCAGAGGATCCAAATGCTCAGCTTTTGGAATCTGGAAATCTTGTTATGAGAAGTGGCAATGATAGTGACCCAGAAAACTTCCTATGGCAGAGTTTTGATTATCCAGGCGATACTCTTCTACCAGGTATGAAGCTTGGAAGAAACAGAGTAACAGGCCTGGATTGGTACCTGTCATCATGGAAGAGTGCCGATGACCCTTCTAAAGGTAATTTCACTTGTGAGATTGACCTAAATGGATTTCCACAACTAGTTTTGAGGAATGGTTTTGTAGTAAACTTTCGTGCAGGACCATGGAATGGTGTTCGATATAGTGGAATACCTCAATTAACAAACAACTCAGTTTACACATTTAACTTTGTTTCTAATGAAAaggagatatatatattttataatattgttcATCGCTCTGTTATTTTGAGGCATGTGTTAAATCCTGATGGTTCTCTACGGAAGTTAAAATGGACTGATAAAAACACTGGATGGACTCTTTACTCAACTGCACAGAGGGATGACTGTGACAATTATGCATTTTGTGGAGCATATGGCATCTGTAAGATTGACCAATCTCCAAAATGTGAGTGTATGAAAGGATTTAGGCCAAAGTTCCAAAGCAAATGGGAGGAGGCAGATTGGTCCCATGGATGTGTTCCAAATACTCCATTGGATTGTCAGAAGGGTGATGGATTTGCAAAGTTCTCTGATGTGAAACTGCCAGACACGCAGACCTCCTGGTTTAATGTAAGCATGAACCTTAAGGAATGTGCTTCCCTGTGTTTGAGGAAGTGCACTTGCACTGCTTATGCAAATTCAGATATCAGAGGAGGAGGAAGTGGATGCTTGCTCTGGTTTGGTGAGTTGATTGACATCAGAGAATTCACTCAAAATGGGCAAGAGTTTTACGTAAGGATGGCTACATCAGAATTAG atgttttttcaagaaaaaatagcagctccaagaagaagaaaaagcaagCCATTGTCATCTCTATATCAATTACAGGAATAGTTCTTTTAAGTCTAGTCTTAACCTTGTATGTGCTGAAAAGGAAGAA AAATAGATCAAGTTCATGGTTTCTGTATATAGAATTTATGCATTCTTTAATTCTTCAttccattctccattttttaGGATACATTGAACACAATTCAAAAGGAGGTGAAACCAATGAAGATTGGAAGCATCTAGAGCTATCATTATTTGACTTGGATACATTATTGAATGCCACTAATAACTTTTCTAGTGACAATAAGCTTGGAGAGGGTGGTTTTGGACCTGTTTACAAG ggaAAATTGCAAGAGGGACAAGAAATAGCAGTGAAGATGATGTCAAAAACTTCTAGACAAGGATTAGAagagttcaaaaatgaagttgaatccATTGCAAAACTTCAACATCGAAATCTTGTAAAGCTTCTTGGATGTTGCATTCATGGCAGAGAAAGGATGTTGATATACGAATACTTGCCCAACAAAAGCTTGGACCTGTTCATTTTTG GTCAAATGCAAAGCATCATACTAGATTGGCCTAAGCGCTTCCTCATTATCAATGGGATTGCTCGAGGCCTTCTTTATCTTCATCAAGATTCCAGACTCAGGATAATCCATAGAGACCTCAAAGCTGAAAACATTTTACTAGATGATGAAATGAGCCCAAAAATTTCGGACTTTGGAATGGCAAGAAGTTTTGGAGGAAATGAAATTGAAGCAAATACAACAAGAGTGGCTGGAACATT AGGTTATATGTCTCCAGAGTATGCAAGTGAAGGATTGTATTCCACAAAATCCGATGTTTTTAGCTTTGGTGTTTTGGTACTAGAGATTATAAGcgggaagagaaacagaggttTTAACCACCCAGACCATGAGCTTAATCTTCTTGGGCAT GCATGGACACTTTATATAGAAGGTAGGTCTTCGGAATTTATTGATGCATCAATCGTGAACACTTGCAATCTATCGGAAGTGCTACGTTCAATCAATTTGGGTCTATTATGTGTGCAACGATTCCCATATGATCGACCAAACATGCATTCTGTGGTTTTGTTGTTGGGTAGTGAGGATGCACTATATCAGCCCAAAGAGCCTTGTTTCTTCATTGATAGGAATATGATGGAAGCAAATTCTTCTTCTGGTACTCAGTGCACCATCACACAGTTGGAAGCACGATAG